A single window of Gossypium arboreum isolate Shixiya-1 chromosome 13, ASM2569848v2, whole genome shotgun sequence DNA harbors:
- the LOC108463831 gene encoding phototropin-2-like isoform X2: protein MEKRMAMELSGSSVSGARNVGQSSEQALEGEAANNYEIVSFDDESIEKLNGASTAGKDSNGQSSTEASIVERTAEWGIAVESDVGEGSFRVIGKVKPTGEGNQSKNSLGKFSVDSTRTSGESDYGLGRGAFPRVSQELKDALETLQQTFAVSDATKPDCPIVYASSGFFAMTGYSSKETIGRNCRFLQGPETDRKEVAKISDAVKNGRSYCGRLLNYKKDGTPFWNLLTLNPIKDDQGKTIKFIGMQVEVSKYTEGVNEKALRPNGLPQSLIRYDARQKEKALDSITEVVHTLKHPQSHIRTISNDAINKIEDQHKFNLDFLLPQSAETENIRTPGRYTPRSDISSTTTPMHETSKKTRKSERFSLMGFKGRPFSFAAKNEKQPLVELEELMTKDIERVDSLEHCEREMDIRQGMDLATTLERIEKNFVITDPRLPDNPIIFASDSFLELTEYTREEILGRNCRFLQGPETDQETVSKIREAITEQREITVQLINYTRSGKKFWNLFHLQPMRDQKGELQYFIGVQLDGSDHIVPLRSRLSDNTEQQSAKLIKATAENVDEAVRELPDANLRPEDLWAVHSQPVFPRPHRRDSSSWLAIQKITSRGEKIGLHHFKPIKPLGRGDTGSVHLVELKGTGELFAMKAMDKSVMLNRNKVHRACVEREIISLLDHPFLPSLYSSFQIPTHVCLITDFCPGGELFNLLDKQPLKFFKEESARFYAAEVVIVLEYLHCLGIIYRDLKPENILLQKDGHIVLTDFDLSFMTSSKSQVLKYPVPKRRRSRSQPLPTFVAEPSTQSNSFVGTEEYIAPEIITGAGHSSSIDWWALGILLYEMLYGRTPFRGKNRQKTFSNILNKELTFPSSIPVSLAARQLINALLNRDPSSRLGSRAGAAEIKQHPFFHGINWSLIRCTSPPPLEVPLQLIKKDTTNTKDVKWEDDGMLVNSNDMDVF, encoded by the exons ATGGAGAAAAGAATGGCCATGGAGCTGTCGGGGTCATCTGTATCGGGTGCTCGAAATGTTGGACAATCTAGCGAACAAGCTTTGGAAGGAGAGGCAGCCAATAATTATGAGATTGTAAGCTTTGACGATGAGTCCATCGAAAAGTTGAATGGGGCTAGCACTGCAGGGAAAGATTCGAATGGACAGTCCTCAACCGAAGCTAGCATAGTTGAAAGGACGGCAGAATGGGGTATTGCAGTAGAATCAGATGTTGGAGAAGGTAGTTTCAGAGTGATTGGTAAAGTAAAGCCAACTGGAGAAGGAAATCAGAGCAAAAACTCGTTAGGCAAATTTTCAGTGGACTCGACAAGGACATCAGGGGAGTCGGATTATGGATTGGGTCGAGGGGCCTTTCCTAGGGTGTCACAGGAGCTGAAGGATGCTTTAGAAACCCTGCAGCAAACTTTTGCTGTATCTGATGCTACCAAACCAGACTGCCCTATAGTGTATGCTAGCAGCGGATTTTTTGCCATGACTGGTTATTCATCAAAGGAGACCATTGGACGAAACTG CCGATTTCTACAAGGACCAGAAACAGACAGGAAAGAGGTTGCCAAGATTAGTGATGCAGTTAAAAATGGAAGAAGCTATTGTGGCAGGCTACTCAACTACAAGAAGGATGGAACTCCTTTCTGGAATCTTCTCACTCTCAATCCCATTAAAGATGATCAAGGGAAAACCATCAAATTCATTGG AATGCAGGTGGAGGTCAGCAAATACACAGAAGGTGTCAATGAAAAGGCGCTGCGGCCTAATGGACTGCCCCAATCTTTGATTCGTTATGATG CTCGTCAGAAGGAAAAGGCTTTAGATTCCATCACAGAGGTGGTTCATACTTTGAAACATCCTCAATCTCACATTCGAACAATAAGTAACGATGCCATTAACAAGATTGAAGATCAGCATAAATTCAACCTTGATTTCCTTCTGCCTCAATCTGCCGAAACTGAAAACATTAGGACCCCTGGAAGATACACTCCCCGATCAGACATCAGCAGTACTACTACCCCAATGCACGAAACTAGCAAGAAAACTAGAAAATCAGAACGCTTTTCATTGATGGG GTTTAAAGGCAGGCCTTTCAGCTTTGCAGCCAAGAATGAAAAACAACCACTTGTTGAACTGGAGGAGTTAATGACCAAAGACATTGAACGCGTCGACAGTTTGGAACATTGTGAAAGGGAAATGGACATACGCCAAGGGATGGATCTAGCAACCACATTGGAACGTATTGAAAAGAATTTTGTGATCACAGATCCTAGACTCCCTGATAATCCGATT ATATTTGCATCTGATAGCTTTCTTGAATTGACTGAATATACAAGGGAGGAAATCTTGGGAAGAAACTGTAG GTTTCTTCAAGGACCAGAAACTGATCAAGAAACTGTGTCGAAGATACGAGAAGCAATTACAGAACAGAGGGAAATCACAGTTCAGTTGATCAACTACACAAGAAGTG gCAAGAAATTCTGGAATTTATTTCACTTGCAACCTATGCGAGACCAAAAG GGTGAGCTTCAATATTTCATTGGTGTCCAACTTGATGGAAGTGATCATATTGTGCCTCTAAGAAGTCGCCTTTCTGATAACACAGAGCAACAAAGTGCTAAGTTG ATCAAAGCCACTGCAGAAAATGTGGATGAAGCTGTTCGAGAACTTCCTGATGCCAATTTG AGACCAGAAGATTTGTGGGCAGTCCATTCTCAGCCTGTCTTCCCACGGCCTCACAGAAGAGATAGTTCTTCTTGGCTAGCAATTCAGAAG ATCACTTCTCGTGGTGAAAAAATTGGTTTGCATCATTTTAAGCCCATAAAACCCTTGGGCCGAGGTGATACCGGCAG CGTTCATCTGGTGGAATTGAAAGGTACAGGAGAGTTATTTGCTATGAAGGCAATGGATAAGTCAGTAATGTTGAATCGTAACAAG GTCCATCGAGCATGCGTTGAAAGGGAAATCATCTCGCTTCTTGATCATCCATTCCTTCCCTCACTATACTCTTCATTTCAG ATTCCCACACATGTTTGTTTGATAACAGACTTTTGCCCTGGTGGAGAGTTGTTTAACCTGCTTGATAAGCAACCTCTGAAATTTTTCAAAGAGGAATCTGCAAG GTTCTATGCAGCTGAGGTTGTcattgttttggaatatcttcATTGTCTAG GAATAATATATAGAGACCTGAAGCCAGAAAATATTTTACTTCAGAAGGATGGCCACATTGTACTAACCGACTTTGATTTATCTTTTATGACATCTAGTAAATCCCAA GTTTTAAAGTATCCCGTGCCTAAGAGAAGAAGATCCAGGAGTCAACCACTTCCAACATTTGTTGCAGAGCCATCTACACAGTCGAATTCATTTGTTGGAACTGAAGAATACATTGCTCCA GAAATTATTACTGGTGCGGGACACAGTAGTAGCATTGATTGGTGGGCTCTTG GTATTTTGCTGTATGAGATGCTCTATGGCCGAACGCCTTTCCGAGGTAAAAACAGGCAGAAGACTTTCTCCAACATCTTGAACAAAGAACTCACCTTCCCAAGTAGCATTCCA GTTAGTCTTGCAGCTAGGCAGTTGATTAATGCATTGTTGAACCGAGACCCCTCCAGCCGTTTAGGGTCAAGAGCTGGTGCTGCTGAAATTAAACAACACCCTTTCTTCCACGGCATTAATTGGTCTCTTATACGCTGCACG AGCCCACCGCCATTGGAGGTACCTCTTCAATTAATCAAGAAAGATACTACAAATACCAAAGATGTGAAGTGGGAAGATGATGGAATGCTTGTTAACTCTAATGACATGGATGTTTTCTAA
- the LOC108463831 gene encoding phototropin-2-like isoform X1 — protein MEKRMAMELSGSSVSGARNVGQSSEQALEGEAANNYEIVSFDDESIEKLNGASTAGKDSNGQSSTEASIVERTAEWGIAVESDVGEGSFRVIGKVKPTGEGNQSKNSLGKFSVDSTRTSGESDYGLGRGAFPRVSQELKDALETLQQTFAVSDATKPDCPIVYASSGFFAMTGYSSKETIGRNCRFLQGPETDRKEVAKISDAVKNGRSYCGRLLNYKKDGTPFWNLLTLNPIKDDQGKTIKFIGMQVEVSKYTEGVNEKALRPNGLPQSLIRYDARQKEKALDSITEVVHTLKHPQSHIRTISNDAINKIEDQHKFNLDFLLPQSAETENIRTPGRYTPRSDISSTTTPMHETSKKTRKSERFSLMGFKGRPFSFAAKNEKQPLVELEELMTKDIERVDSLEHCEREMDIRQGMDLATTLERIEKNFVITDPRLPDNPIVRKSFQIFASDSFLELTEYTREEILGRNCRFLQGPETDQETVSKIREAITEQREITVQLINYTRSGKKFWNLFHLQPMRDQKGELQYFIGVQLDGSDHIVPLRSRLSDNTEQQSAKLIKATAENVDEAVRELPDANLRPEDLWAVHSQPVFPRPHRRDSSSWLAIQKITSRGEKIGLHHFKPIKPLGRGDTGSVHLVELKGTGELFAMKAMDKSVMLNRNKVHRACVEREIISLLDHPFLPSLYSSFQIPTHVCLITDFCPGGELFNLLDKQPLKFFKEESARFYAAEVVIVLEYLHCLGIIYRDLKPENILLQKDGHIVLTDFDLSFMTSSKSQVLKYPVPKRRRSRSQPLPTFVAEPSTQSNSFVGTEEYIAPEIITGAGHSSSIDWWALGILLYEMLYGRTPFRGKNRQKTFSNILNKELTFPSSIPVSLAARQLINALLNRDPSSRLGSRAGAAEIKQHPFFHGINWSLIRCTSPPPLEVPLQLIKKDTTNTKDVKWEDDGMLVNSNDMDVF, from the exons ATGGAGAAAAGAATGGCCATGGAGCTGTCGGGGTCATCTGTATCGGGTGCTCGAAATGTTGGACAATCTAGCGAACAAGCTTTGGAAGGAGAGGCAGCCAATAATTATGAGATTGTAAGCTTTGACGATGAGTCCATCGAAAAGTTGAATGGGGCTAGCACTGCAGGGAAAGATTCGAATGGACAGTCCTCAACCGAAGCTAGCATAGTTGAAAGGACGGCAGAATGGGGTATTGCAGTAGAATCAGATGTTGGAGAAGGTAGTTTCAGAGTGATTGGTAAAGTAAAGCCAACTGGAGAAGGAAATCAGAGCAAAAACTCGTTAGGCAAATTTTCAGTGGACTCGACAAGGACATCAGGGGAGTCGGATTATGGATTGGGTCGAGGGGCCTTTCCTAGGGTGTCACAGGAGCTGAAGGATGCTTTAGAAACCCTGCAGCAAACTTTTGCTGTATCTGATGCTACCAAACCAGACTGCCCTATAGTGTATGCTAGCAGCGGATTTTTTGCCATGACTGGTTATTCATCAAAGGAGACCATTGGACGAAACTG CCGATTTCTACAAGGACCAGAAACAGACAGGAAAGAGGTTGCCAAGATTAGTGATGCAGTTAAAAATGGAAGAAGCTATTGTGGCAGGCTACTCAACTACAAGAAGGATGGAACTCCTTTCTGGAATCTTCTCACTCTCAATCCCATTAAAGATGATCAAGGGAAAACCATCAAATTCATTGG AATGCAGGTGGAGGTCAGCAAATACACAGAAGGTGTCAATGAAAAGGCGCTGCGGCCTAATGGACTGCCCCAATCTTTGATTCGTTATGATG CTCGTCAGAAGGAAAAGGCTTTAGATTCCATCACAGAGGTGGTTCATACTTTGAAACATCCTCAATCTCACATTCGAACAATAAGTAACGATGCCATTAACAAGATTGAAGATCAGCATAAATTCAACCTTGATTTCCTTCTGCCTCAATCTGCCGAAACTGAAAACATTAGGACCCCTGGAAGATACACTCCCCGATCAGACATCAGCAGTACTACTACCCCAATGCACGAAACTAGCAAGAAAACTAGAAAATCAGAACGCTTTTCATTGATGGG GTTTAAAGGCAGGCCTTTCAGCTTTGCAGCCAAGAATGAAAAACAACCACTTGTTGAACTGGAGGAGTTAATGACCAAAGACATTGAACGCGTCGACAGTTTGGAACATTGTGAAAGGGAAATGGACATACGCCAAGGGATGGATCTAGCAACCACATTGGAACGTATTGAAAAGAATTTTGTGATCACAGATCCTAGACTCCCTGATAATCCGATTGTAAGGAAGAGCTTTCAA ATATTTGCATCTGATAGCTTTCTTGAATTGACTGAATATACAAGGGAGGAAATCTTGGGAAGAAACTGTAG GTTTCTTCAAGGACCAGAAACTGATCAAGAAACTGTGTCGAAGATACGAGAAGCAATTACAGAACAGAGGGAAATCACAGTTCAGTTGATCAACTACACAAGAAGTG gCAAGAAATTCTGGAATTTATTTCACTTGCAACCTATGCGAGACCAAAAG GGTGAGCTTCAATATTTCATTGGTGTCCAACTTGATGGAAGTGATCATATTGTGCCTCTAAGAAGTCGCCTTTCTGATAACACAGAGCAACAAAGTGCTAAGTTG ATCAAAGCCACTGCAGAAAATGTGGATGAAGCTGTTCGAGAACTTCCTGATGCCAATTTG AGACCAGAAGATTTGTGGGCAGTCCATTCTCAGCCTGTCTTCCCACGGCCTCACAGAAGAGATAGTTCTTCTTGGCTAGCAATTCAGAAG ATCACTTCTCGTGGTGAAAAAATTGGTTTGCATCATTTTAAGCCCATAAAACCCTTGGGCCGAGGTGATACCGGCAG CGTTCATCTGGTGGAATTGAAAGGTACAGGAGAGTTATTTGCTATGAAGGCAATGGATAAGTCAGTAATGTTGAATCGTAACAAG GTCCATCGAGCATGCGTTGAAAGGGAAATCATCTCGCTTCTTGATCATCCATTCCTTCCCTCACTATACTCTTCATTTCAG ATTCCCACACATGTTTGTTTGATAACAGACTTTTGCCCTGGTGGAGAGTTGTTTAACCTGCTTGATAAGCAACCTCTGAAATTTTTCAAAGAGGAATCTGCAAG GTTCTATGCAGCTGAGGTTGTcattgttttggaatatcttcATTGTCTAG GAATAATATATAGAGACCTGAAGCCAGAAAATATTTTACTTCAGAAGGATGGCCACATTGTACTAACCGACTTTGATTTATCTTTTATGACATCTAGTAAATCCCAA GTTTTAAAGTATCCCGTGCCTAAGAGAAGAAGATCCAGGAGTCAACCACTTCCAACATTTGTTGCAGAGCCATCTACACAGTCGAATTCATTTGTTGGAACTGAAGAATACATTGCTCCA GAAATTATTACTGGTGCGGGACACAGTAGTAGCATTGATTGGTGGGCTCTTG GTATTTTGCTGTATGAGATGCTCTATGGCCGAACGCCTTTCCGAGGTAAAAACAGGCAGAAGACTTTCTCCAACATCTTGAACAAAGAACTCACCTTCCCAAGTAGCATTCCA GTTAGTCTTGCAGCTAGGCAGTTGATTAATGCATTGTTGAACCGAGACCCCTCCAGCCGTTTAGGGTCAAGAGCTGGTGCTGCTGAAATTAAACAACACCCTTTCTTCCACGGCATTAATTGGTCTCTTATACGCTGCACG AGCCCACCGCCATTGGAGGTACCTCTTCAATTAATCAAGAAAGATACTACAAATACCAAAGATGTGAAGTGGGAAGATGATGGAATGCTTGTTAACTCTAATGACATGGATGTTTTCTAA
- the LOC108464299 gene encoding ankyrin repeat domain-containing protein 2A-like gives MASNSKKPATADEKSALKTESKSSKPETSTTEKKTSTPEPSTGGSQPAQAGAFPPNAMPGPGFAPPNPFDFSAMSGLLNDPSIKELAEQIAKDPSFNQMAEQLTKTFQGAAAEETTPQFDPQQYYSTMQQVMQNPQFMTMAERLGNALMQDPAMSTMLDSLANPQQKDQIEERMARIKEDPSLKPILEEIESGGPAAMMRYWNDKDVLQKLGEAMGLAVTGDAATSAGNSAADEEDEAGNEDESIVHHCASVGDVEGLKTALSSGADKDEEDSEGRTALHFACGYGEVKCTQILLEAGAKVDALDKNKNTALHYAAGYGRKDCVALLLENGAAVTLQNMDGKTPIEVAKLNNQHEVLKLLEKDAFL, from the exons ATGGCTTCCAATTCGAAGAAGCCCGCTACTGCTG ATGAGAAATCGGCTTTGAAAACGGAGAGCAAAAGTTCAAAGCCTGAAACATCCACCACTGAGAAGAAAACTTCAACACCTGAGCCTTCAACTGGGGGTTCACAGCCAGCACAAGCAGGGGCCTTCCCTCCCAACGCTATGCCTGGTCCTGGGTTTGCCCCACCCAATCCATTTGATTTCTCAGCCATGAGTGGCCTTCTTAAT GATCCAAGCATCAAGGAACTAGCTGAGCAGATAGCCAAAGATCCTTCATTTAATCAAATGGCAGAGCAGCTCACTAAAACGTTTCAAGGGGCAGCAGCTGAAGAGACCACGCCGCAGTTTGATCCACAGCAGTATTATTCTACTATGCAACAGGTTATGCAGAATCCCCAGTTTATGACCATGGCTGAGCGCCTTGGTAATGCATTAATGCAG GATCCAGCTATGTCTACCATGCTTGACAGTTTGGCTAATCCTCAACAAAAGGACCAGATTGAGGAAAGGATGGCACGTATTAAAGAAGATCCATCTTTGAAGCctattttggaagaaatagaAAGTGGTGGTCCCGCAGCAATGATGAG GTATTGGAATGATAAAGACGTCCTGCAGAAGTTGGGTGAAGCAATGGGTCTTGCAGTTACAGGAGATGCAGCCACTTCTGCTGGTAATTCCGCGGCAGATGAAGAGGATGAAGCAGGAAATGAGGATGAGTCAATTGTACATCATTGTGCTAGTGTTGGTGATGTTGAG GGTCTGAAAACTGCACTATCCTCTGGTGCTGACAAGGATGAAGAAGATTCAGAGGGAAGGACAGCATTACATTTTGCATGTGGGTATGGCGAG GTGAAATGCACTCAAATCCTTCTTGAAGCTGGGGCAAAAGTGGATGCTCTGGACAAGAATAAGAACACTGCCCTCCATTATGCAGCTGGCTATGGAAGGAAAGACTGTGTGGCCCTTCTACTCGAGAATGGTGCTGCTGT CACTCTCCAAAACATGGACGGCAAGACTCCCATCGAAGTTGCCAAGCTCAACAACCAGCACGAGGTACtaaaattattggagaaggatgCGTTCCTTTGA